A portion of the Vulpes vulpes isolate BD-2025 chromosome 5, VulVul3, whole genome shotgun sequence genome contains these proteins:
- the SPI1 gene encoding transcription factor PU.1 isoform X1: MLQACKMEGFPLVPPQPSEDLVPYDTDLYQRQTHEYYPYLSSDGESHSDHYWDFHPHHVHSEFESFAENHFTELQSVQPPQLQQLYRHMELEQMHVLDTPMAPSHAGISHQVSYLPRMCLPYPSLSPAQPSSDEEEGERQSPPLEVSDGEADGLEPGPGLLHGETGSKKKIRLYQFLLDLLRSGDMKDSIWWVDKDKGTFQFSSKHKEALAHRWGIQKGNRKKMTYQKMARALRNYGKTGEVKKVKKKLTYQFSGEVLGRGSLAERRHPPH; the protein is encoded by the exons ATGTTACAGGCGTGCAAAATGGAAGGGTTTCCCCTCGTCCCCCCT CAGCCATCGGAAGACCTGGTTCCCTATGATACAGACCTGTACCAGCGCCAAACGCACGAATACTACCCCTATCTCAGCAGTGATGGAGAGAGCCACAGCG ACCATTACTGGGACTTCCACCCGCACCACGTGCACAGTGAGTTCGAGAGCTTCGCTGAGAACCACTTCACAGAGCTGCAGAGCGTGCAGCCCCCCCAGCTGCAGCAGCTCTACCGCCACATGGAGCTGGAGCAGATGCACGTGCTCGACACCCCCATGGCTCCGAGCCACGCGGGCATCAGCCACCAG GTCTCCTATCTACCCCGGATGTGCCTCCCATACCCGTCTCTGTCCCCGGCCCAGCCTAGCTCGGATGAGGAGGAAGGCGAGAGGCAGAGTCCCCCGCTGGAGGTGTCTGATGGGGAGGCTGATGGCCTGGAGCCAGGGCCTGGCCTCTTGCACGGGGAGACAG GCAGCAAAAAGAAGATCCGTCTGTATCAGTTCCTGCTCGACCTGCTTCGCAGCGGAGACATGAAGGACAGCATCTGGTGGGTGGACAAGGACAAGGGCACCTTCCAGTTCTCGTCCAAGCACAAGGAGGCGCTCGCACACCGCTGGGGCATCCAGAAGGGGAACCGCAAGAAGATGACCTACCAGAAGATGGCCCGTGCCCTGCGCAACTACGGCAAGACGGGGGAGGTCAAGAAGGTCAAGAAGAAGCTCACCTACCAGTTCAGCGGGGAGGTGCTGGGCCGCGGGAGCCTGGCCGAGCGGCGCCACCCGCCCCACTGA
- the SPI1 gene encoding transcription factor PU.1 isoform X2, with product MLQACKMEGFPLVPPPSEDLVPYDTDLYQRQTHEYYPYLSSDGESHSDHYWDFHPHHVHSEFESFAENHFTELQSVQPPQLQQLYRHMELEQMHVLDTPMAPSHAGISHQVSYLPRMCLPYPSLSPAQPSSDEEEGERQSPPLEVSDGEADGLEPGPGLLHGETGSKKKIRLYQFLLDLLRSGDMKDSIWWVDKDKGTFQFSSKHKEALAHRWGIQKGNRKKMTYQKMARALRNYGKTGEVKKVKKKLTYQFSGEVLGRGSLAERRHPPH from the exons ATGTTACAGGCGTGCAAAATGGAAGGGTTTCCCCTCGTCCCCCCT CCATCGGAAGACCTGGTTCCCTATGATACAGACCTGTACCAGCGCCAAACGCACGAATACTACCCCTATCTCAGCAGTGATGGAGAGAGCCACAGCG ACCATTACTGGGACTTCCACCCGCACCACGTGCACAGTGAGTTCGAGAGCTTCGCTGAGAACCACTTCACAGAGCTGCAGAGCGTGCAGCCCCCCCAGCTGCAGCAGCTCTACCGCCACATGGAGCTGGAGCAGATGCACGTGCTCGACACCCCCATGGCTCCGAGCCACGCGGGCATCAGCCACCAG GTCTCCTATCTACCCCGGATGTGCCTCCCATACCCGTCTCTGTCCCCGGCCCAGCCTAGCTCGGATGAGGAGGAAGGCGAGAGGCAGAGTCCCCCGCTGGAGGTGTCTGATGGGGAGGCTGATGGCCTGGAGCCAGGGCCTGGCCTCTTGCACGGGGAGACAG GCAGCAAAAAGAAGATCCGTCTGTATCAGTTCCTGCTCGACCTGCTTCGCAGCGGAGACATGAAGGACAGCATCTGGTGGGTGGACAAGGACAAGGGCACCTTCCAGTTCTCGTCCAAGCACAAGGAGGCGCTCGCACACCGCTGGGGCATCCAGAAGGGGAACCGCAAGAAGATGACCTACCAGAAGATGGCCCGTGCCCTGCGCAACTACGGCAAGACGGGGGAGGTCAAGAAGGTCAAGAAGAAGCTCACCTACCAGTTCAGCGGGGAGGTGCTGGGCCGCGGGAGCCTGGCCGAGCGGCGCCACCCGCCCCACTGA